Part of the Aquarana catesbeiana isolate 2022-GZ unplaced genomic scaffold, ASM4218655v1 unanchor238, whole genome shotgun sequence genome, tctggggctgaagtggttaaggatggttTGAATTTGTAATTACAATTTATATTACTAGATGCTTATAACTGGCTCCTAGTAGAGGACATTTGCCAAGACACATCATACTTTATACCCACTTCAACCTCGGGGGTCATTTTTCATCCTATTTTTTGTGTAATTGTTTGAAGAAGCACGTAAGGCTGTAACTATCAACTGTATTTCTGTCAACGTGGTTTCCTTCCACCatgtttttatattctatatactaTTAAACTGTTTTCATACAAACTATATATACTTTTGTCTACGTCCTTGAGGTACCGAGATAGTTCAAACCCTTTTCTCGCTTTGCAGGGGCACTTCTGAGGTGACCCCATGCACCCATTTCTATGATATATGAAGggttcaaaatttcaagtcctgagctactagccaggcctcaaaggttactcgccaccagttgcccaaccccttccctgccccgcccctaatcacgccctcattatctcatgaaattacacttaatgttttatgcagaattaagttataaaaataaatattaacaacaactctatccgtgtccaccaatgcagcctacccgtatccaccaatgcctgtgtccgccagtgcagcctgcgtcccccccagtgcagcctgcatccccccggtgcagcctgcatccccccaatgcagcctgtgtccaccagtgcagcctgcgtccccccaatgcagcctgcgtccccccccaatgcagcctgcgtccacccaatgcagcctgcgtcccccccAATTCAGCCTgcgtccccccaatgcagcctgcatccccccaatacagcctgtcccccccaatgcagcctgtgtccccccaatgcagcctgtgtcctcccAATGCAACCTGTATccttccaatgcagcctgtgtccccccagaTCAGCCTGTgttccccccagtgcagcctgtgtcccccccagtgcagcctgtgtccccccagtgcagcctgtgtcccccccagtgcagcctgtgtcccccccagtgcagcctgtggcccccccagtgcagcctgtggcccccccagtgcagcctgtggcccccccaatgcagcctgtgtccctcccagtgcagcctacctgtgcataGGAAGAGAGCTgctgcctggttgattagagcgctggggaacataacagctttcatttcaatagctgtgtgttccccgccgcacgccgtcatatacagcccctcccccttgtccaggcactttgataaacagatcacccgtccaatcctgggataggtgatctgtctatcaaaagttctcaggacaagggggaggggctgtatatgatggcgcatggcggggaacacacagctattgaaatgaaagctgttatgtttcccagcgctctaatcaaccaggcggcggtggctctcctctcttcccctacaATTGCTTGGAGAATGGCTCCAGTACTATCcaggctgccggcggtgctcgcctccccccgctcccaggcagcccacaatcaccagccctcaaaatccactcgcaaaatgcgagcaggcgagtggaatttttgaggtctgatatatggatgatggtacccacccttACCCTATAATATACCTTAAATTGAGGCAATACTGATAAATTATGCAGAGATAAgttataaaaatgaatattaacaacagctttatccgtgcccatcagtgcagcctatcaaagtCCCGAGACCAGGAGGCGGatctgtatgtgacagcgagtgcggggaacacacAGCAGTTGAAACGAAAGCCGCTAGTGATGTTCCCCACTCACTGATCATGCAGCCggctccctcctctctcttcctttccgcgatcgctgggagaaggactccaatTCAACCTGCCTTCCAGCGGTGCTCTCCTTATAATGTGATAATAATgcgataacatcctcaaactttggaaccttaaacagaaagtgataatgagggaggagtcaataacccaatgatggtggtcttcaggatcagtccagtcttcatcttggttgttctccccccatcctcactctctgacctctggtggggctcagccccgctgttattcatgactaaatcttGGActgaagtgcaggacttcttgagttgggaagatggcaatgagtgatagagggggaggggacacttgCCCTTTAATACCCTCATCAGTGTCACTCCTATAAAatacagttctcgttgtttcctcactctttgactaaggtccatgaataaagaaatgatttGGTAGGAGATCCaagatgtagggctgaaacaaaccaatcttcttgccaaaccaatctactaaccttctatgaggaggtgagttgccatctagataaaggaaggcccgtagacgtggtgtatctggattttgcaaaagcatttgacacagttccccataaacgtttactgtacaaaataaggtgcgttggcatggaccatagggtgagtacatggattgaaaactggctacaagggcgtgttcagagggtggtgataaatggggagtactcggaatggtcaggggtggatactaagctaagcagggcaataacttctctgcaggatgtggaaaccttgcaaaaagatctgaacaaattaatgggggaggggcgactacatggcaaatgaggttcaatgtagaaaaatgtaaaataatgcatttgggtggcaaaaatatgaatgcaatctatagactgggggaagaacctctgggggaatctaggatggaaaaggacctgggggtcctagtagatgataggctcagcaatggcatgcaatgccaagctgctgctaacaaagcaaacagaatattggcattaaaaggggatcaactccagagataaaacgataattctcccgctctacaagactctggtccggccgcacctggagtatgctgtcaagttctgggcaccagtcctcaggaaggatgtactggaaatggagcgagtacaaagaaaggcaacaaagctaataaagggtctgtaggatcttagttatgaggaaaggttgtgagctctgaacttattctctctggagaagagacgcttgagagaggatatgatttcaatgtataaataccggactggtgaccccacaatagggagaaaacttttttgcggaagggagtttaacaagacacgtggcccctccttaagattagaagaaaagaggtttaaccttaaactacgtagagggttctttactgtaagatcagcaaggatgtggaattcccttccacaggcggtggtctcagcggggagcatcgatagtttcaagaaactattagataagcacccgaatgaccgcaacatacagggatatataatgtaatactgacatataatcacacacataggatggacttgtgtcttttttcgacctcacctaatatgtaacaAATAATCGATGATATGcaattatgaaaatagtttgttgggaagatggcaatgagtgatagagggggtgggggactcgtcctataatcccctcatcactgtcactcctataaaatacagttctcattgtttcctcactctctgactaaggtccatgaataaacaaatgaactggtaggagattcaGAGATGTGAGGCTGAAACAACTAATAAATTATGAAAATAGCTGTcaactatttttataatcgattagttggtcagtcaattaattggcctgcatacagaatgcgtTATTTCTTTACATATCGGAAAATACAGCTCAGTTCactatccatacatgtcagtaaatgcctgagaacttgaatgtgtgaggagcaatgcctcatgggacatgtagtcctgggcaaaaGAAAGaagcaagtgattctaaaggcagaagtttttttatcttcctataggggaactctatactatactttgtgcctccctataggggaactctatactatactttgtgccTCCCTGTaggagaactctatactatactttgtgtcTTCCTATAGGAGAACTCTTTACAGAAAAGTAgaattatggctgctctgtgaaaaaacattacacagagcaggtaagtatgacaagtttgttaaaaaaaaaaaaacatttacaatgactttaaggtctctgtgcaggaagatcagcatctgaccccagagaaggtggaggctgatagactggaggtaatagaaggcattactattatataaagtaaaagtttactagtattgtgctttatatataaaattattatatccatgaaaaaagtctcagctttcagtattactttaatataaaagtcccccctcccccctctaaccTCCATTTATCTTCATGTGTGACTCACAGGTAATATACCCATATgtcctacttctgggtatatttattattattatacacaatttatatagcccCATCATAACAGATGATTAAATAAAATCATGCTGCTGCTGCTAAAtgtcctatgctggccatacacggatcgatttttggatgagaatattcgcacaaatatttgtatgaaaattatttGTACATTCAATGAATAGATGAGTGTAGTTTGAAAAttccacttgcttttaacattcaattataaaatgaatgtaactttgagcaaaaaccacatacacaATGTAAAAATTTGTTCGATGGAGAaaagttttctgttctgctcctttgaattttctcgtcactgtggtggaaaatgaacgccgatttgacccgactaatggttagaaaattggatgaatgtttttttgaaagaaaaatgagtttgtgttcggccagcataagtgacatcaggtgcagggagcttgtacccacctacctgtctatgacaagggagtctgtcatccatcatattatattacactcctgtctgatcatctgcaaaacagcgttttacatcttttttataatttaataatgttgatctctgattctgatatgtagcagattctccctctaataatacatctatctgtctgttattctcagagtggattaaatatccaactatatatctggatatttatatttaccgctgtatatagatattcaacaatattaactaaattatacaccaacctttttttgaggtttttatccaattagttgattaatcgaaacaataatcatcCATCTAATCAattctgaaaataatcattagttgccgccctacagaggacccatttactagttaccttgaggggggaattgtaagatcctcagagacaaagctgcctgatgtgggcggagtcctggtttaggggaaccaatctgctcatgtctagtaataatctttatatttctattttagtagatggacgggagatgaggaaaacctcagaggattgtctcactttgtctccagactgtaaagtagaagatgaggacatcacacagtatagtccaggagaaaacccgactacctcaaatgtccatccggcaccacacagtgtagatggaccatcgtattcctcttatcctgaggaacctcagactgtgagggacggtgccgtccttccaacagataagagcttttcctgtactgagtgcgggaagtgtttaccttctaaatccaaacttaatgtgcatataagatctcacacaggggagaagccatattcctgtcctgagtgcgggaagtgtttttcaaAGACGTTcggtctttacacacatcagagatctcacacaggggagaagccatattcctgtcctgagtgcgggaaatgctttatacaaaaatcagaccttgtcagacatcagagatctcacactggggagaagccgtattcctgtcctgagtgcaggaaatgtttttcagagaagtccagtctttctgcacatcagagatctcacacgggggagaagccgtgttcctgtcctgagtgcggaaaatgtttttccagGAAGTcctatctttacagacatcagagatctcacacaggggagaagccgtattcctgtcctgagtgcggaaaatgtttttcacagaagtccaatctttacatacatcagagatctcacacgggggagaagccatattcctgtcctgagtgcgggaaatgtttttcagagaagtccagactttccgcacatcagagatctcacactggggagaagccgtattcctgtcctgagtgtgggaaatgtttttcagagaagtccagtctttccgcacatcagagatctcacacgggggagaagccgtgttcctgtcctgagtgcggaaaatgtttttccagGAAGTcctatctttacagacatcagagatctcacacaggggagaagccgtattcctgtcctgagtgcggaaaatgtttttcagagaagtccagtctttccgcacatcagagatctcacatgggggagaagccgtattcctgtcctgagtgcgggaaatgtttttcagagaagtccagtctttccgcacatcggagatctcacacgggggagaagccgtattcctgctcttagtttttcagagaagtccagtctttccgcAGATCAGAGATCTCGCACGGGGAGAAgctgcattcctgtcctgagttcgggaaatgttttacacagaagtcccatctttccacacatcagagatctgacatgggggagaagccgtattcctgtcctgagtgagggaattgttcctcactgaagtcctgtcttcctgtacatcagggatcccacacaaccctcgaggtgtattagtgccttgagtgcgggaaatgtcttctatatgaatgttgctggacatcacagctctcatgtggggaagaagcacaccctgatatacacctcagatatactccatggctgatcttcatcatgtaagaaacagttcataaggagataagagatcaccaaagacatggatgaagtgttgtaccatgttggccattgatagcagtagaaaaataaaaatggagtcattacctttcattggctgagtacattttgtggtgtaagatttcacaaacacttagaggtctctttaagaaaaaaaatagttgaaGGGTTATGACCGGCATTCGCCCAGCCATAATGAATATTGGCCGTATTTTATTTCATAAACTGATTTCCTTGATTCCATCtaatgaccataatgcagtattgcactaattgaggtatttcaggaaaaatatcagattatggccactagatggagctgatcatAAGAAATCACTGTGTTTAAATCACAGCCAGAAATTGTAACAGCTGGATGAATGATTGTCACATTAGTCCAATACTTTTTATGAAAAATAGACCTCTTAGTctccttcatcagacatgtcttcATACTAATACCTGAGATCATACTCATACACTTATCAGTACAGTACACACTGAAGGATATAACTAAATAAGCCAACACTATTATACTAACCATTGATTTAAAATGAGAAATActattgactcggttaaattgatgataggcaactcctatcctcatattgattagtggttccaaattaataataactactgcagtagggaacagacacaaaagatacgctcagcatctttccaaataactgttctgccttatgacacaattgaaggtttttatgcacacgtaggtatcacattgatattacaattgtacgtttatggtaacaaggggcgttacataggcaggctaattctaatcaggactcaaaagaatgtaaacatttactgaaaaccttattagtgccgtgtgcacagtgagggcagtgtgcgatacatacaaaatacaatacaattatatacagaacttacaaatttccattacagtctcccctcttttgatcaatattttgatcactcaattgtggagaaaataatagctgagcaactttttcattaccaaatgacttttcattgtgaaaaacaaatgattgataagacatatttacagagtactggctgtacactcctgtgaccagaatggccttctagctgaattgtggacatgctgacttatcagcatatgtaaacacagacaattctacataaaatggaagacgtacaaaagaaaaatatgacttcaacatggctaaactacttttcaaatatatatatctcttacaattaaagtaattaaatcaaaaagtaccctagactgtgatcataagagggaaacaaatcaaacacagagatttctttaatttagtcatttttgcagtgtctggtgtggatccaggtgacttttccttcaagttttgcacaactgtacatgaaatagatgctgtattgagtctccaaacatttccttatatataaatgtctcttaacaatccacaagtcacctggctttagttttagatccttccaaacttttaggatctggaattggggagaaaaaacataaattagtttgtcaaaaaaccttaaaagatcagcaacgttctctgtgagatccgaatggaggacttcagctgctgagacaaaatattagcaagtgagtaacacactcccaaaccaaatcccatagggagagagtccaacatcccccttaggggcttcataaaatataagaaaacattcaggcaaaagttttctagtttcttactctactttttccgctacattgtagacagtagggggtgtaaaaataaaacctcaaaacttctagtaaggactctcctataaaaatgatttcctctgttactctctgtacttac contains:
- the LOC141122079 gene encoding uncharacterized protein isoform X1, with the translated sequence MEEWEYLEGHKDLYKDVMMDNQPPLTSPDGSSNVNPPERCPRPLYSRDSTQEDHTIPHHHQSGNLRESKIEVKEEIKEEDDEDGVMEESEFLKEHKDLYQDTMVESSSYRNPPERCPRPLYSRDSTQEGHTILHHHQSGNLRDDNIVVKEEYKEEDEEYGVMEEFSEGHKDKMEPPNTRNPPERCPRPLYSRDSTQEDHTIPHCYKSGDPIDIEFEVKSEEEETYVRDDQQSMEEDGITGTFIEEDTPTEISTVDGREMRKTSEDCLTLSPDCKVEDEDITQYSPGENPTTSNVHPAPHSVDGPSYSSYPEEPQTVRDGAVLPTDKSFSCTECGKCLPSKSKLNVHIRSHTGEKPYSCPECGKCFSKTFGLYTHQRSHTGEKPYSCPECGKCFIQKSDLVRHQRSHTGEKPYSCPECRKCFSEKSSLSAHQRSHTGEKPCSCPECGKCFSRKSYLYRHQRSHTGEKPYSCPECGKCFSQKSNLYIHQRSHTGEKPYSCPECGKCFSEKSRLSAHQRSHTGEKPYSCPECGKCFSEKSSLSAHQRSHTGEKPCSCPECGKCFSRKSYLYRHQRSHTGEKPYSCPECGKCFSEKSSLSAHQRSHMGEKPYSCPECGKCFSEKSSLSAHRRSHTGEKPYSCS
- the LOC141122079 gene encoding uncharacterized protein isoform X2 → MEEWEYLEGHKDLYKDVMMDNQPPLTSPDGSSNVNPPERCPRPLYSRDSTQEDHTIPHHHQSGNLRDDNIVVKEEYKEEDEEYGVMEEFSEGHKDKMEPPNTRNPPERCPRPLYSRDSTQEDHTIPHCYKSGDPIDIEFEVKSEEEETYVRDDQQSMEEDGITGTFIEEDTPTEISTVDGREMRKTSEDCLTLSPDCKVEDEDITQYSPGENPTTSNVHPAPHSVDGPSYSSYPEEPQTVRDGAVLPTDKSFSCTECGKCLPSKSKLNVHIRSHTGEKPYSCPECGKCFSKTFGLYTHQRSHTGEKPYSCPECGKCFIQKSDLVRHQRSHTGEKPYSCPECRKCFSEKSSLSAHQRSHTGEKPCSCPECGKCFSRKSYLYRHQRSHTGEKPYSCPECGKCFSQKSNLYIHQRSHTGEKPYSCPECGKCFSEKSRLSAHQRSHTGEKPYSCPECGKCFSEKSSLSAHQRSHTGEKPCSCPECGKCFSRKSYLYRHQRSHTGEKPYSCPECGKCFSEKSSLSAHQRSHMGEKPYSCPECGKCFSEKSSLSAHRRSHTGEKPYSCS